In Haladaptatus paucihalophilus DX253, the following proteins share a genomic window:
- a CDS encoding MBL fold metallo-hydrolase, with the protein MSNTNFEPSTVARRVQDDDAEDLYVLDVRREEDYEEWRIPDSTNLPIYDELLEFDYSSLEDNLDEIPEDEEIAIVCVGGITSARAAEFLREHGYDAESIEDGMNGWGRVHRQYDLDVADGVVQVVRPGTGCVSYLVHDEDEAVVVDPTQYIDEYLTVADERDLDIVGVADTHAHADHVSGARRLSGELDVPYYLHDDDAGELEEVVELEDGDEISVGDRSLDVVYTPGHTPGSVSFEFGDALLSGDTLFLRSVGRPDLEDGAEDAVREAASELFDSLDRLTDRDDETLVLPGHFSDEEMRPLATSLENLQEETTNELLSYVEADDETAFVETIVESLADEPANYNEIKQINWGKEQPGGDVESLELGPNNCAAN; encoded by the coding sequence ATGAGCAATACTAACTTCGAGCCGTCCACGGTCGCACGACGCGTACAGGACGACGACGCCGAGGACCTGTACGTCCTCGACGTTCGACGGGAAGAAGACTACGAGGAGTGGCGGATTCCGGACAGTACGAACCTACCCATCTACGACGAACTCCTCGAATTCGATTACTCCTCGCTCGAAGACAATCTCGACGAGATTCCCGAAGACGAGGAGATAGCCATCGTCTGCGTCGGCGGAATCACGTCGGCGCGCGCCGCCGAGTTCCTCCGGGAGCACGGCTACGACGCCGAATCCATCGAGGACGGAATGAACGGCTGGGGGCGCGTCCACCGTCAGTACGACCTCGACGTGGCGGATGGCGTCGTTCAGGTCGTCCGTCCCGGAACGGGGTGCGTTTCCTACCTCGTCCACGACGAGGACGAGGCCGTCGTCGTCGACCCGACCCAGTACATCGACGAGTACCTGACCGTCGCGGACGAGCGGGACCTCGATATCGTCGGCGTCGCGGACACGCACGCGCACGCGGACCACGTTTCCGGCGCACGACGGCTCTCCGGCGAACTCGACGTTCCGTACTACCTCCACGACGACGACGCGGGCGAACTCGAAGAAGTGGTCGAACTCGAAGACGGCGACGAGATTTCCGTCGGCGACCGCTCCCTCGACGTCGTGTACACGCCCGGCCACACGCCGGGGAGCGTCTCCTTCGAATTCGGCGACGCGCTCCTCTCGGGGGACACGCTGTTCCTCCGGAGCGTCGGTCGGCCGGACCTCGAAGACGGGGCCGAGGACGCCGTTCGTGAGGCCGCGAGCGAACTGTTCGACAGCCTCGACCGCCTCACCGACCGCGACGACGAGACGCTCGTCCTCCCCGGTCACTTCAGCGACGAGGAGATGCGCCCGCTCGCCACGAGCCTCGAAAACCTGCAGGAGGAGACGACCAACGAACTCCTCAGCTACGTCGAGGCCGACGACGAGACGGCCTTCGTCGAGACCATCGTCGAGAGCCTCGCCGACGAACCCGCGAACTACAACGAGATAAAGCAGATCAACTGGGGGAAAGAACAACCCGGCGGCGACGTCGAGTCCCTCGAACTGGGGCCGAACAACTGCGCCGCGAACTAA
- a CDS encoding MBL fold metallo-hydrolase, with translation MSEATTDEPVAATTPEELKDRIDAGEDVFILDARSEGDFEEWHIDGETVSIVNYPYFELLDGIPEDLHDDLPNDQRITVLCAKGGSSELVAEHLEDDGYDVEHLERGMKGWARIYEYTELDVDVDATIAQYRRPSSGCLAYLVVSDGEAAVIDPLRAFSQEYIQDARVFGADLKYAIDTHVHADHISGIRDVATATDAKAVLPKPAVDRGVEYDQPYETVRDGDSLTVGDVEIGVVHTPGHTSGMTAYHVGDVLFTGDGLFTESVARPDLEDPEAAKNAAKILYESLNEKVLPLSDDTAIAPAHFSDAATPNDDGTYTAELGDLTERMDALTMDEDEFVDFIVADMPPRPANYEDIIATNLGQQDPDDEEAFELELGPNNCAASEEALTN, from the coding sequence ATGTCCGAAGCAACCACCGACGAACCGGTCGCAGCGACCACTCCCGAAGAACTCAAAGACCGCATCGACGCGGGCGAGGACGTCTTTATCCTCGACGCGCGTTCCGAGGGCGACTTCGAGGAGTGGCACATCGATGGGGAGACCGTCAGCATCGTCAACTACCCCTACTTCGAACTGCTGGACGGCATCCCGGAGGACCTCCACGACGACCTCCCGAACGACCAGCGCATCACCGTCCTCTGTGCGAAAGGTGGCTCCAGCGAACTCGTCGCGGAACACCTCGAAGACGACGGCTACGACGTCGAACACCTCGAACGCGGCATGAAGGGATGGGCTCGCATCTACGAGTACACGGAACTCGACGTGGACGTCGACGCGACCATCGCACAGTACCGACGGCCGTCGAGCGGCTGTCTCGCCTACCTCGTCGTCTCCGACGGCGAAGCCGCGGTCATCGACCCCCTCCGCGCGTTCTCGCAGGAGTACATCCAGGACGCACGCGTGTTCGGCGCGGACCTGAAGTACGCCATCGACACGCACGTTCACGCGGACCACATCTCCGGGATTCGTGACGTCGCGACGGCGACGGACGCGAAAGCGGTGCTCCCGAAGCCCGCGGTGGACCGCGGCGTCGAGTACGACCAACCCTACGAAACCGTTCGCGACGGCGACTCGCTCACCGTCGGCGACGTCGAAATCGGCGTCGTTCACACGCCCGGCCACACGAGCGGAATGACCGCGTACCACGTGGGCGACGTGCTGTTCACCGGCGACGGCCTGTTCACGGAGAGCGTCGCGCGCCCGGACCTCGAAGACCCCGAGGCGGCGAAGAACGCCGCGAAAATCCTCTACGAGAGCCTCAACGAGAAGGTCCTGCCGCTGTCGGACGACACGGCTATCGCGCCCGCCCACTTCAGCGACGCGGCGACGCCGAACGACGACGGCACGTACACCGCGGAACTCGGCGACCTCACGGAGCGCATGGACGCGCTCACGATGGACGAAGACGAGTTCGTCGATTTCATCGTCGCTGACATGCCGCCGCGACCGGCGAACTACGAGGACATCATCGCCACGAACCTCGGTCAGCAGGACCCCGACGACGAGGAAGCCTTCGAACTCGAACTCGGCCCCAACAACTGCGCGGCCAGCGAAGAAGCGCTCACCAACTAA
- a CDS encoding DUF1684 domain-containing protein yields the protein MADWTAELEQERAEKDEFFAKHPRSPIPVAERESFDGLDYYPPDEDLRFELELAVFDDHEEITVETTQDGAQGYLRWGEFRFTVGGTECTLTAFKAEQGEERLWVPFRDETNGEETYPAGRYLDLESEDRTADGKWILDFNRAYSPFCAYSEAYECPLVPMENWLDVSIEAGERFDEH from the coding sequence ATGGCCGACTGGACCGCGGAACTGGAGCAAGAGCGGGCGGAAAAGGACGAGTTCTTCGCAAAGCACCCTCGCTCGCCGATTCCCGTCGCCGAGCGCGAGTCCTTCGACGGTCTCGACTACTACCCGCCGGACGAGGACCTACGGTTCGAACTCGAACTGGCCGTGTTCGATGACCACGAGGAGATCACCGTCGAGACGACGCAGGACGGTGCACAGGGATATCTCCGATGGGGCGAGTTCCGCTTTACCGTCGGCGGAACGGAGTGTACGCTGACCGCGTTCAAGGCGGAACAGGGAGAAGAACGTCTGTGGGTTCCGTTCCGCGACGAGACGAACGGAGAGGAAACGTATCCGGCGGGTCGGTACCTCGACCTCGAATCCGAGGACCGCACCGCCGACGGGAAATGGATTCTCGACTTCAACCGCGCGTACAGCCCGTTCTGTGCGTACTCCGAAGCCTACGAGTGTCCCCTCGTTCCGATGGAGAACTGGTTGGACGTTTCCATCGAAGCGGGCGAACGCTTCGACGAGCACTGA
- a CDS encoding acetamidase/formamidase family protein: protein MAQQEVQQELAVDRYTLGLVGPDQEWAGTVADGGTIKTHTPPACWGPMITPEFRGGHEVTQPIRVENAEVGDAIALKIKNIEVTSIATSTGSMREREGAFGDDPFVDHVCPECGTKWPESIVEGTGEESIKCAECGANASSFGFEYGYTVAFDDDRTVGLTVGEEGADDLAHRADEAMALPEHSRQHPILLYEPSEMPGTLGHLRPFIGNVGTTPPIEMPDSHNAGDFGQFLIGADHDWGLADEDELAERTDGHMDINAVREGAVLVCPVKIDGGGVYVGDMHANQGDGELSLHTTDVSGRAEFEVEVIKGLDIDGPLLLPNEEDLPYISKPYTDREMERGERLADEYDVEAIAETGPIQVVGSGATINDATDNAFERAGALLDMTEGEVRARCTFTGGVEIGRLPGVVQLTMLAPMDRLEERGLADLVRAQYDR from the coding sequence ATGGCACAGCAAGAAGTCCAGCAAGAACTCGCGGTCGACCGGTACACGCTCGGTCTCGTGGGACCGGACCAGGAGTGGGCGGGCACCGTCGCGGACGGGGGAACTATCAAAACACACACGCCACCGGCGTGTTGGGGGCCGATGATAACGCCCGAGTTCAGAGGGGGCCACGAAGTTACCCAACCGATTCGCGTCGAGAACGCCGAAGTCGGCGACGCCATCGCGTTGAAAATCAAGAACATCGAGGTGACGAGCATCGCCACCAGCACCGGCAGCATGCGCGAACGTGAGGGCGCGTTCGGCGACGACCCCTTCGTGGACCACGTGTGCCCGGAGTGCGGGACGAAGTGGCCCGAGAGCATCGTCGAGGGGACGGGCGAGGAGTCGATAAAGTGCGCCGAGTGCGGCGCGAACGCCTCCTCGTTCGGCTTCGAGTACGGGTACACGGTCGCCTTCGACGACGACCGGACGGTGGGACTCACCGTCGGCGAGGAGGGTGCCGACGACTTGGCGCACCGGGCCGACGAGGCGATGGCGCTGCCCGAACACTCCCGCCAGCACCCCATCCTCCTCTACGAACCGTCGGAGATGCCGGGGACGCTCGGTCACCTCCGCCCGTTCATCGGGAACGTCGGGACGACGCCGCCCATCGAGATGCCGGACTCCCACAACGCGGGCGACTTCGGCCAGTTCCTCATCGGCGCGGATCACGACTGGGGACTCGCCGACGAGGACGAACTCGCGGAGCGCACCGACGGCCACATGGACATCAACGCGGTCCGCGAGGGTGCCGTCCTCGTCTGCCCCGTCAAAATCGACGGCGGCGGCGTGTACGTCGGCGACATGCACGCGAATCAGGGCGACGGCGAACTCTCGCTTCACACGACGGACGTGAGCGGACGGGCCGAGTTCGAGGTCGAAGTCATCAAAGGCCTCGACATCGACGGCCCGCTTCTGTTGCCGAACGAGGAGGACCTGCCGTACATCAGCAAACCCTACACGGACCGGGAGATGGAACGAGGCGAACGCCTCGCCGACGAGTACGACGTCGAAGCGATAGCCGAGACGGGACCGATACAGGTCGTCGGCAGCGGCGCGACAATCAACGACGCGACGGACAACGCCTTCGAACGCGCGGGTGCGCTCCTCGACATGACCGAAGGGGAGGTGCGCGCTCGGTGTACGTTCACCGGCGGCGTCGAAATCGGACGCCTTCCCGGCGTCGTTCAACTGACGATGCTCGCGCCGATGGACCGCCTCGAAGAGCGCGGCCTCGCCGACCTGGTTCGCGCACAGTACGACCGCTGA
- a CDS encoding DsrE family protein, whose product MDKIGIIVDNDSPKSLAMAVNLGHTAIASETEVLVYFTFDGLSHLLEGEQDLSEIEDLLDAGMPNPYDLLDMLVSDGGDLVTTVACTTTLDMLQWDKDAIDDSLTTKFAGAATFLEEVEDADQVFTF is encoded by the coding sequence ATGGATAAAATCGGAATCATCGTCGACAACGACAGCCCGAAAAGTCTCGCAATGGCGGTCAACCTCGGACACACGGCAATCGCGTCCGAAACCGAAGTCCTCGTCTACTTCACCTTCGACGGACTGTCCCACCTTCTCGAAGGCGAACAGGACCTCTCCGAAATCGAGGACCTGCTCGACGCCGGAATGCCGAACCCCTACGACCTCCTCGACATGCTCGTCTCCGACGGCGGCGACCTCGTTACGACCGTCGCCTGCACGACGACGCTCGACATGCTCCAGTGGGACAAGGACGCGATAGACGACTCTCTCACCACCAAGTTCGCTGGCGCGGCGACGTTCCTCGAAGAGGTCGAGGACGCGGACCAGGTGTTCACGTTCTAA
- a CDS encoding sulfurtransferase TusA family protein: protein MTEYEITETLDVKGQNCPMPVVKTKQSIDQLSEGEVLEVLATDPGSMSDLGGWADTTDGVELFDQQEGDDVYKHYVRKTE from the coding sequence ATGACCGAGTACGAAATCACGGAAACACTCGATGTGAAGGGGCAGAACTGCCCGATGCCCGTCGTCAAAACGAAGCAGAGTATCGACCAGCTCTCCGAAGGGGAAGTCCTCGAAGTACTCGCTACGGACCCCGGCAGCATGAGCGACCTCGGTGGCTGGGCCGACACGACCGATGGCGTCGAACTCTTCGACCAACAGGAAGGCGACGACGTGTACAAACACTACGTCCGCAAAACGGAGTGA
- a CDS encoding SagB/ThcOx family dehydrogenase yields the protein MSSITLPEPELDGTVSVDRAIAWRASRRSFGAAPVSREDASRVLWAAQGVTHTRDGIEMRAAPSAGATYPLTLFLDVGPDGAKALPPGVFRYDPPSHSLERIRDTSVRSALTSGAGGQAVVRDAPAVLVVTADFERTRREYPDHGTRYVYMEAGHVAENVQLVCEAHDLCTCPVGAFSDESVKRTLDLPAELDPVYLLPFGHRR from the coding sequence ATGAGTTCCATCACACTTCCCGAACCCGAGCTAGATGGGACGGTCAGCGTCGACCGCGCCATCGCGTGGCGGGCCAGTCGGCGGTCGTTCGGCGCGGCACCCGTGTCGCGGGAGGACGCGTCGCGCGTCCTGTGGGCGGCGCAAGGCGTGACGCACACGAGGGACGGCATCGAGATGCGCGCCGCACCGAGCGCCGGGGCCACCTATCCGCTCACCCTCTTTCTGGACGTCGGTCCTGACGGGGCGAAGGCGCTCCCGCCCGGCGTTTTCCGGTACGACCCGCCGAGCCACTCCCTCGAACGGATACGCGATACCTCCGTTCGGTCGGCGCTCACGAGCGGGGCGGGCGGGCAGGCGGTCGTGCGGGACGCCCCCGCGGTGCTCGTCGTCACCGCCGATTTCGAGCGAACGAGACGGGAGTACCCCGACCACGGGACTCGGTACGTGTACATGGAGGCCGGACACGTCGCCGAAAACGTCCAGCTCGTGTGCGAGGCGCACGACTTGTGTACCTGTCCCGTCGGCGCGTTTTCCGACGAGAGTGTAAAGAGAACTCTCGATTTACCCGCCGAACTCGACCCGGTGTACCTGTTGCCGTTCGGTCATCGGCGGTGA
- a CDS encoding cation:proton antiporter — MVSGGIQAAGSLESHLFTLLAVFVIAGVVGTFTTKIVRIPYTVGLVLAGLAVSVLDLPLTTPLSNQLILLVILPTLIFQSAMNIDTEQLREDVVPILVLAVVGLVVSVAIVGVLGSQLLGLSVAVALLLGAIAMPTDPVSVVALFEDLGAPERLSVLTEGESILNDGVGIVLYSVLLSVLLEARVRDVTATELITPSLVVRDVGFGIVIAMVGGTFIGLVAGYVAYRLLILVDQPMTGIVFTVVLAYGVYVLAEHLDVSGVIAVLGAGLVVGTHGTRDAVSARTRLTLGTVWASAAFIANTVIFVAIGVATPLDLLERYAGEILVAVVLVFLARAVVVYPLVALLNRRFTSTIPRSYQHVIVWSGIHASVPIALVLGLPRSLPVALREELSAIVFGVAAVTLVVNGLTMGRLIERLGIVITSAAERRYELLMGRLHGVNAALAGAEELHERDDISAEIYENIDTRYTSQKRRLNRAISTLLDEHPHLREKEGLTAEAEVVRYEIVGIKAAMERGIVSTEVGNRLLEETERRLEHIDDSQYALETEDESHDET; from the coding sequence ATGGTTTCCGGGGGGATTCAGGCAGCGGGGAGTCTCGAATCGCATCTTTTCACGCTTCTCGCCGTGTTCGTCATCGCGGGAGTCGTCGGGACGTTCACGACGAAAATCGTTCGCATCCCGTACACCGTCGGCCTCGTTCTGGCGGGGTTGGCCGTCTCCGTTCTCGACCTTCCGCTGACGACGCCGCTCTCGAACCAACTCATTCTGCTCGTCATCCTGCCGACGTTGATATTTCAAAGCGCGATGAACATCGACACCGAACAGCTACGCGAGGACGTCGTTCCGATTTTGGTGCTCGCAGTCGTCGGCCTCGTCGTGTCGGTCGCCATCGTCGGCGTCCTCGGTTCGCAACTGCTCGGACTCTCCGTGGCCGTCGCCCTTCTTCTCGGTGCGATTGCGATGCCGACCGACCCCGTTTCGGTCGTCGCCCTGTTCGAGGACCTCGGCGCACCGGAACGGCTGTCGGTGCTCACCGAAGGGGAGAGCATTCTGAACGACGGCGTCGGCATCGTGCTGTATTCCGTCCTCCTCTCCGTCCTCCTCGAAGCACGCGTTCGAGACGTCACCGCCACCGAGCTGATCACACCCTCGCTCGTCGTCAGGGACGTCGGGTTCGGCATCGTCATCGCGATGGTCGGCGGCACGTTCATCGGCCTGGTCGCTGGGTACGTCGCCTATCGTCTCCTCATCCTCGTGGACCAACCGATGACGGGAATCGTCTTCACCGTCGTCCTCGCGTACGGCGTGTACGTCCTCGCGGAGCACCTCGACGTCAGCGGCGTCATCGCCGTGCTGGGTGCCGGTCTCGTCGTCGGCACGCACGGAACCCGTGACGCGGTGAGCGCGCGAACGCGGCTGACGCTCGGAACGGTCTGGGCGAGCGCGGCGTTCATCGCGAACACCGTCATCTTCGTCGCCATCGGCGTCGCAACCCCGCTCGACCTGCTCGAACGGTACGCCGGTGAGATTCTGGTCGCCGTCGTCCTCGTCTTTCTGGCGCGGGCGGTCGTCGTCTACCCGCTCGTCGCGTTGCTGAACAGGCGATTCACGAGCACGATTCCCCGGTCGTACCAGCACGTTATCGTCTGGAGCGGCATCCACGCCTCCGTTCCTATCGCGCTCGTTCTCGGGTTGCCGCGGAGTCTTCCGGTCGCCCTCCGGGAGGAACTCTCCGCGATCGTGTTCGGCGTGGCCGCGGTCACCCTCGTCGTCAACGGCCTGACGATGGGACGGCTCATCGAGCGACTCGGAATCGTCATCACCTCCGCGGCCGAACGCCGGTACGAACTCCTCATGGGGCGGTTACACGGCGTCAACGCCGCCCTCGCGGGTGCCGAAGAACTCCACGAACGGGACGACATCTCCGCGGAGATATACGAAAACATCGACACGCGATACACGTCCCAGAAACGGCGGTTGAATCGCGCTATCTCGACGCTGCTCGACGAACATCCACATCTGCGAGAGAAGGAGGGACTCACCGCGGAAGCCGAGGTCGTTCGATACGAAATCGTCGGCATCAAGGCGGCGATGGAACGGGGCATCGTCAGCACCGAGGTCGGCAATCGGCTCCTCGAAGAGACGGAACGGCGGCTCGAACACATCGACGACAGCCAGTACGCGCTCGAAACCGAGGACGAGAGTCACGACGAAACGTGA
- a CDS encoding plastocyanin/azurin family copper-binding protein: MTGEEGDTSVTRRGFLFGSTGVVAAGATGASGTAAAQNESGGNQSGGNASGGGGGGPTQTVQVGPGGDLIFDPDSMTISPGTTLEFVWDSDNHNIFVESQPDGGNWDGTPGGQSKVYNTGYTYSHTFNTAGDYEYYCVPHKSAGMTGSITVGAASGPSEPAISNDAKTLGLATTGALAFTLGIGYFFLKYGGDYGES; encoded by the coding sequence ATGACGGGGGAGGAGGGGGACACATCGGTCACTCGGCGCGGATTTCTCTTCGGTTCCACGGGGGTCGTGGCGGCCGGGGCGACCGGAGCGTCCGGAACGGCGGCAGCACAGAACGAAAGCGGCGGAAACCAAAGCGGCGGAAACGCGAGCGGGGGTGGCGGCGGCGGCCCGACGCAGACGGTCCAAGTGGGTCCCGGCGGGGACCTCATCTTCGACCCTGATTCGATGACGATATCGCCGGGAACGACCTTGGAGTTCGTGTGGGATTCGGACAACCACAACATCTTCGTCGAAAGCCAACCCGACGGCGGCAACTGGGATGGCACGCCGGGTGGTCAGAGCAAGGTGTACAACACCGGCTACACCTACTCTCACACGTTCAACACGGCAGGGGACTACGAGTACTACTGCGTGCCGCACAAGAGCGCTGGCATGACCGGTTCCATCACGGTCGGTGCCGCGTCAGGGCCGTCGGAACCCGCGATATCGAACGACGCGAAGACGCTCGGTCTCGCCACGACCGGCGCACTGGCGTTCACGCTCGGGATAGGGTACTTCTTCCTGAAGTACGGCGGGGACTACGGCGAGTCCTGA
- a CDS encoding universal stress protein, whose protein sequence is MYDDILIPTDGSRGATAGARHGLNLARAFDSRVHLLSVVDERAYSARLVDIDRDIREHREALEDRAEEALDELADLAADANVQSERVVEHGIPSEAIRSFVDDRDIDLVSMGTHGRTGLDRYLLGSVTERVVRTSDVPVLTSREAAENERSYDAILLPTDGSDAAAGAVEHGLAIAERYGATVHALSVVDVRQLTGMYETDSWTPRLLDVVEEARERSVEGVAERAKDRGLDVVTHVEHGIPSSVIREYVPEQDIDLVAMGTHGRTGLDRYLIGSVTERTIRTSDVPVLTVHHRE, encoded by the coding sequence ATGTACGATGACATACTCATTCCGACCGACGGCAGTCGAGGTGCCACCGCGGGTGCCCGCCACGGGTTGAACCTCGCACGCGCGTTCGATTCCCGAGTGCATCTATTGAGCGTCGTCGACGAGCGCGCGTACAGCGCGCGACTCGTCGATATCGACCGGGATATTCGAGAACACAGGGAGGCGCTCGAAGACCGCGCCGAGGAGGCGCTCGACGAACTGGCGGACCTCGCCGCCGATGCGAACGTGCAGTCCGAGCGCGTTGTCGAACACGGAATTCCCTCCGAGGCGATTCGGTCCTTCGTCGACGACCGGGATATCGACCTCGTTTCCATGGGGACGCACGGCCGAACGGGTCTCGACCGGTATCTGCTCGGCAGCGTCACCGAACGCGTGGTTCGAACGAGCGACGTTCCGGTCCTCACCTCCCGAGAGGCGGCGGAAAACGAGCGGAGTTACGACGCGATTTTGCTCCCGACCGACGGCAGCGATGCGGCCGCCGGTGCGGTCGAGCACGGACTCGCAATCGCGGAGCGCTACGGGGCCACCGTCCACGCGCTCTCGGTGGTCGACGTGCGACAATTGACCGGCATGTACGAGACGGATTCGTGGACGCCGCGGCTGTTGGACGTCGTTGAAGAGGCACGCGAGCGGTCGGTCGAGGGGGTCGCCGAACGAGCGAAAGACCGCGGACTCGACGTCGTAACGCACGTCGAACACGGTATACCGTCGAGCGTGATTCGGGAGTACGTCCCGGAGCAGGATATCGACCTCGTGGCGATGGGGACGCACGGCCGAACGGGTCTCGACCGGTATCTCATCGGCAGCGTCACGGAGCGGACCATCCGAACGAGCGACGTGCCGGTGCTCACGGTCCACCATCGGGAGTGA
- the rtcA gene encoding RNA 3'-terminal phosphate cyclase, with amino-acid sequence MIEIDGTVGGGQLLRTALSLSAVTETPFRMTNVRGSRPNPGLKPQHVTAVDIVATICAADVAGARLDSSTLTFRPGTVRFDPMAVDIGTAGSITLLFDTVLPIAMAADEPFRMTAGGGTDVKWAPTVAYFRRVKLPLLTRCGLDADGDCTKTGFYPAGGGEAILRTTPGALSPLEIERRGELDRVEIRSKAATELADRMVAERQAERARKRLADAGCAPEIRRVEYVSTRSLGSSLLLSAVYDRSLAGFDSVGERGRTSEEVADDAFRRFEEFHAGGAPVDEYMADQVMTVLALVGGTVRIPTVTAHVRTNLAVIEKFGSDMSLTRRDDGTILLEASPHPAVRT; translated from the coding sequence ATGATAGAGATAGATGGTACCGTCGGTGGCGGTCAACTGCTACGAACGGCGCTTAGCCTCTCGGCCGTCACCGAAACGCCGTTTCGAATGACTAACGTTCGGGGGTCCCGTCCGAATCCCGGCCTCAAACCACAGCACGTCACCGCGGTCGATATCGTAGCGACCATCTGCGCCGCCGACGTCGCGGGCGCACGACTCGACTCATCGACGCTGACTTTCCGACCGGGTACCGTTCGCTTCGACCCGATGGCCGTGGACATCGGCACCGCGGGGAGCATCACGCTTCTCTTCGACACCGTGCTCCCGATAGCGATGGCCGCCGACGAACCGTTCCGGATGACCGCCGGCGGCGGCACCGACGTGAAGTGGGCACCGACGGTGGCGTACTTCCGACGCGTGAAACTACCGCTTCTCACCCGGTGTGGGCTCGATGCTGACGGAGACTGTACGAAAACCGGCTTCTATCCCGCGGGCGGCGGGGAGGCGATACTGCGGACGACTCCGGGGGCGCTCTCGCCGCTGGAAATCGAGCGCCGTGGCGAACTCGACCGGGTCGAAATCCGTTCGAAAGCGGCGACGGAACTCGCGGACCGGATGGTCGCGGAGCGACAGGCGGAACGCGCGCGGAAACGGCTCGCCGACGCGGGCTGTGCGCCCGAAATACGGCGCGTGGAATACGTCTCCACCCGTTCGCTCGGCTCGTCGCTGTTGTTGTCCGCGGTGTACGACCGGTCGCTCGCCGGATTCGATTCGGTGGGCGAACGAGGGCGAACCTCGGAGGAAGTCGCGGACGATGCGTTCCGCCGGTTCGAAGAGTTCCACGCCGGCGGCGCTCCAGTGGACGAGTACATGGCAGACCAGGTGATGACCGTCCTCGCGCTCGTCGGCGGAACCGTCCGTATTCCGACCGTCACCGCACACGTCCGAACAAACCTGGCCGTCATCGAGAAGTTCGGGAGCGATATGTCCCTCACCCGCCGTGATGACGGTACGATTCTGCTCGAAGCGTCGCCGCATCCCGCCGTGCGGACCTGA
- a CDS encoding ubiquitin-like small modifier protein 1 — protein sequence MRLTVYGPLRSSTGEKTVSMAFDGGTVEDALAVFVERYPRSETQLFDDDGSLRTSARISVNGERVEVDDACPADAEVTVFPAVQGGRTDGQGRPTDG from the coding sequence ATGCGACTCACCGTGTACGGCCCGCTTCGGAGCTCGACGGGCGAAAAGACGGTTTCGATGGCGTTCGACGGAGGGACCGTCGAGGACGCGCTCGCCGTCTTCGTCGAGCGATACCCCCGATCGGAGACCCAGTTGTTCGACGACGACGGGAGCCTCCGAACCAGCGCTCGCATCTCCGTGAACGGGGAGCGGGTCGAGGTAGACGATGCGTGCCCGGCCGACGCGGAAGTGACGGTGTTTCCTGCCGTACAGGGCGGACGTACCGATGGACAGGGTAGACCTACCGACGGATAA